Proteins from one Sarcophilus harrisii chromosome 2, mSarHar1.11, whole genome shotgun sequence genomic window:
- the C2H20orf204 gene encoding LOW QUALITY PROTEIN: uncharacterized protein C20orf204 homolog (The sequence of the model RefSeq protein was modified relative to this genomic sequence to represent the inferred CDS: inserted 2 bases in 1 codon) has product MTGEVCLSGMIGRRMDVRNLWRVGVWWWERVRSEKGRLLPGGWCWGPGHDLYDXRDPAFPQVLAKPAFCMLLLAILDSALGRGGRRKDCNVPDVLRHYRAVIFEELQAVKNLASTRGLRRLGRGRAGGASCRAEKEHRILQSISSMGQALRESVAGTGAGGRRGALEKAVWAVATHTEAVTREYCGTLHQPSQKRLSQDWRERKRGPEMEPELNLEPALVPGQRRGRAQRRRLLGAVEHLAACWEKLFSLRSLASASGSYQGKKWA; this is encoded by the exons ATGACTGGGGAAGTATGCCTTAGTGGAATGATTGGCCGTCGCATGGATGTAAGGAACCTCTGGAGAGTTGGAGTGTGGTGGTGGGAAAGGGTGAGGTCAGAGAAGGGGCGGCTTCTTCCAGGTGGCTGGTGCTGGGGGCCGGGTCACGACCTCTATGA GCGAGACCCCGCTTTCCCCCAGGTGCTTGCCAAGCCTGCTTTCTGCATGCTGCTCCTGGCTATCCTGGACTCGGCTCTAGGGCGCGGCGGCAGACGCAAGGACTGCAACGTGCCCGATGTGCTTCGGCATTACCGCGCCGTCATCTTCGAGGAGCTGCAAGCCGTG AAAAACTTGGCAAGCACCAGGGGTCTCAGGCGCCTGGGACGAGGGCGAGCAGGGGGCGCCTCCTGTCGGGCAGAAAAG gagCACCGCATCTTGCAGTCTATCTCGTCCATGGGGCAGGCTCTGCGCGAGTCTGTGGCGGGGACCGGGGCCGGAGGCCGCCGCGGAGCCCTGGAGAAGGCTGTGTGGGCGGTGGCCACGCACACTGAAGCAGTGACCCGAGAGTACTGCGGGACTCTGCATCAG CCAAGCCAGAAGCGGCTGAGCCAGGACTGGCGGGAGCGGAAGCGAGGTCCGGAGATGGAGCCAGAGCTGAACCTGGAGCCTGCCCTTGTCCCGGGGCAGAGGCGGGGTCGGGCCCAGAGACGGCGGCTTTTGGGAGCCGTGGAACACCTGGCTGCCTGTTGGGAGAAATTGTTCTC